From a single Streptomyces misionensis genomic region:
- a CDS encoding LON peptidase substrate-binding domain-containing protein has protein sequence MTTVRLPLFPLNTVLFPGLVLPLNVFEERYRAMMRELLKTPEDEPRRFAVVAIRDGYEVAPSAPGMPDPTAQPERGPAAGFGPDPLKAFHGLGCVADAATIRERTGGGFEVLATGTTRVRLLSVDASGPFLTAELEELAEEPGDEAGALAEGVLRAFRQYQKRLAGARERSLATSAELPDDPSVVSYLVAAAMVHDTPTKQRLLQAPDTASRLRDELKLLRGETAIIRTLPSLPAFELTRSPTSLN, from the coding sequence GTGACCACCGTCCGTCTGCCCCTGTTCCCGCTGAACACGGTCCTCTTCCCAGGACTCGTGCTGCCGCTGAACGTCTTCGAGGAGCGTTATCGCGCCATGATGCGCGAGCTGCTGAAGACCCCGGAGGACGAGCCGCGGCGGTTCGCCGTCGTGGCCATCCGCGACGGGTACGAGGTGGCGCCGAGCGCCCCCGGCATGCCCGACCCCACGGCGCAGCCCGAGCGGGGCCCCGCCGCGGGCTTCGGCCCGGACCCGCTCAAGGCCTTCCACGGACTGGGCTGCGTGGCCGACGCGGCGACCATCCGGGAGCGCACCGGCGGCGGCTTCGAGGTGCTGGCGACCGGGACGACCCGGGTGCGGCTGCTGTCCGTGGACGCCTCGGGCCCCTTCCTGACGGCCGAGCTGGAGGAGCTGGCGGAGGAGCCGGGCGACGAGGCGGGGGCGCTCGCCGAGGGCGTGCTGCGGGCGTTCCGGCAGTACCAGAAGCGGCTGGCGGGAGCACGGGAGCGTTCGCTCGCGACGAGCGCGGAGCTGCCGGACGACCCGAGCGTGGTGTCGTACCTGGTGGCCGCCGCGATGGTGCACGACACGCCGACCAAGCAGCGGCTGCTCCAGGCGCCGGACACCGCGTCCCGGCTGCGGGACGAGCTGAAACTGCTGCGCGGGGAGACCGCCATCATCCGTACCCTGCCGTCGTTGCCCGCGTTCGAGCTGACGCGGTCGCCGACCAGCCTGAACTGA
- a CDS encoding oxidoreductase, with amino-acid sequence MTEVAGLSAGDLPDDLTAAEAGMWQAFRNGSVYDLSSGDSVVDDPHGGHPWGPERSVRARIIAWLLLDGPPALAGRVSALKLAGVRVTGSLDLAGGTVRPYAELRDCRFDEQVLLPEARFTTLRLVNCSVPRLEAARLQTEGDLHLPRCRFQNGVRLTDAHIGTDLLLNQAVVYRDRGGRSIAADGLSVGQDLQAELLESHGELRLRGAQIGVSLSLRGARLYNPYSRLALNAPQLSVERTLYLTPAGVGNPLLSGTTPARGTRIQRFECQGGLRLDDGRFGDAVDLERARFTLTDDQELSLRRVHAPELRFLGDGPQRGKVVLSGARIVNLVDRAGAWPGAGRLHMGGFTYENLVPQGPFPLTRRLDWVAAATAEYAPEPYERLAAVLREAGEDEDAREVLLAKQRRRRETLPPAGKLWGYAQDWTVAYGYRPGRAAVWMAVLWAAGTLAFSHADHPPTNHDQHPYWSPALFTLDLLLPVIDLGQAGEWQLRGGWQWLSAAMVMLGWVLATTVAAGATRLLRRS; translated from the coding sequence GTGACCGAGGTGGCCGGCCTGAGCGCCGGGGACCTGCCGGACGACCTGACCGCGGCCGAGGCGGGCATGTGGCAGGCCTTCCGCAACGGCAGTGTGTACGACCTGAGCAGCGGTGACAGCGTCGTGGACGATCCGCACGGCGGCCATCCCTGGGGGCCCGAGCGGTCCGTGCGGGCGCGCATCATCGCCTGGCTGCTGCTGGACGGACCGCCGGCGCTGGCCGGCCGGGTGTCCGCGCTGAAGCTCGCCGGGGTGCGGGTCACCGGCAGTCTGGACCTGGCGGGCGGCACCGTGCGGCCGTACGCGGAGCTGCGCGACTGCCGCTTCGACGAGCAGGTGCTGCTGCCGGAGGCCCGGTTCACCACGCTGCGCCTGGTGAACTGCTCGGTGCCGCGCCTGGAGGCGGCCCGGTTGCAGACCGAGGGCGATCTCCATCTGCCCCGCTGCCGGTTCCAGAACGGGGTCCGGCTGACCGACGCGCACATCGGCACCGACCTGCTGCTCAACCAGGCGGTCGTGTACCGGGACCGGGGCGGGCGGTCGATCGCGGCGGACGGCCTCAGCGTCGGCCAGGACCTCCAGGCGGAGCTGCTGGAGTCGCACGGCGAGCTGCGGTTGCGCGGCGCCCAGATCGGGGTCTCGCTGAGCCTGCGCGGCGCGCGGCTGTACAACCCGTACTCGCGGCTGGCCCTGAACGCGCCCCAGCTCAGCGTGGAGCGCACCCTGTACCTGACCCCGGCCGGGGTGGGCAATCCGCTGCTCAGCGGCACCACGCCGGCCCGCGGCACCCGGATCCAGCGGTTCGAGTGCCAGGGCGGGCTGCGCCTGGACGACGGGCGGTTCGGGGACGCGGTCGACCTGGAGCGGGCCAGGTTCACCCTCACCGACGACCAGGAGCTGTCGCTGCGCCGGGTGCACGCCCCCGAGCTGCGCTTCCTCGGGGACGGCCCGCAGCGCGGCAAGGTGGTGCTGTCGGGGGCCCGGATCGTCAACCTGGTGGACCGCGCGGGCGCCTGGCCGGGCGCCGGACGGCTGCACATGGGCGGCTTCACCTACGAGAACCTGGTGCCGCAGGGCCCCTTCCCGCTGACCCGGCGGCTGGACTGGGTGGCGGCGGCCACCGCCGAGTACGCCCCGGAGCCGTACGAGCGGCTGGCCGCGGTGCTGCGGGAGGCCGGCGAGGACGAGGACGCGCGCGAGGTGCTGCTCGCCAAGCAGCGCCGCCGCCGCGAGACGCTGCCGCCGGCCGGGAAGCTGTGGGGGTACGCCCAGGACTGGACGGTCGCCTACGGCTACCGGCCCGGCCGGGCCGCGGTGTGGATGGCGGTGCTGTGGGCGGCGGGCACCCTCGCCTTCTCGCACGCCGACCACCCCCCGACCAACCACGACCAGCATCCCTACTGGAGTCCGGCCCTGTTCACGCTGGACCTGCTGCTCCCGGTGATCGACCTGGGCCAGGCCGGCGAGTGGCAGCTGCGCGGCGGCTGGCAGTGGCTGTCGGCCGCGATGGTCATGCTGGGCTGGGTCCTGGCGACGACGGTGGCGGCAGGAGCGACCCGGCTGCTGCGGCGCAGCTGA
- the priA gene encoding bifunctional 1-(5-phosphoribosyl)-5-((5-phosphoribosylamino)methylideneamino)imidazole-4-carboxamide isomerase/phosphoribosylanthranilate isomerase PriA has protein sequence MAKLELLPAVDVRDGQAVRLVHGESGTETSYGSPLEAALAWQRSGAEWLHLVDLDAAFGTGDNRALIAEVAGAMDIKVELSGGIRDDDTLAAALATGCTRVNLGTAALESPEWVAKVIAEHGDKIAVGLDVRGTTLRGRGWTRDGGDLYETLERLNKEGCARYVVTDIAKDGTLQGPNLELLRNVCAATDRPVVASGGVSSLDDLRAIAELVPLGVEGSIVGKALYAKAFTLEEALEAVSS, from the coding sequence ATGGCCAAGCTCGAACTCCTCCCCGCCGTCGACGTCCGCGACGGCCAGGCCGTACGGCTCGTCCACGGCGAGTCCGGGACCGAGACCTCCTACGGCTCCCCGCTGGAGGCCGCCCTCGCCTGGCAGCGGTCCGGCGCCGAGTGGCTGCACCTGGTCGACCTGGACGCGGCCTTCGGCACCGGCGACAACCGGGCCCTGATCGCCGAGGTCGCGGGGGCGATGGACATCAAGGTGGAGCTGTCCGGCGGCATCCGTGACGACGACACCCTGGCCGCCGCCCTCGCCACCGGCTGCACCCGCGTCAACCTCGGCACGGCCGCCCTGGAGAGCCCCGAGTGGGTCGCCAAGGTGATCGCCGAGCACGGCGACAAGATCGCGGTGGGCCTGGACGTGCGCGGCACCACCCTGCGCGGCCGCGGCTGGACCCGCGACGGCGGCGACCTCTACGAGACGCTGGAGCGCCTGAACAAGGAGGGCTGCGCCCGCTACGTCGTCACCGACATCGCCAAGGACGGCACCCTCCAGGGCCCCAACCTGGAGCTGCTGCGGAACGTGTGCGCGGCGACGGACCGGCCGGTCGTGGCCTCCGGCGGCGTGTCGTCCCTGGACGACCTGCGCGCCATCGCCGAACTGGTGCCCCTCGGTGTCGAGGGCTCCATCGTCGGGAAGGCCCTGTACGCGAAGGCGTTCACCCTGGAAGAGGCCCTGGAGGCTGTGTCGTCATGA
- the hisB gene encoding imidazoleglycerol-phosphate dehydratase HisB, with protein sequence MSRVGRVERTTKETSVLVEIDLDGTGRTDIATGVGFYDHMLDQLGRHGLFDLTVKTDGDLHIDSHHTIEDTALALGAAFKQALGDKVGIYRFGNCTVPLDESLAQVTVDLSGRPYLVHTEPERMAPMIGAYDTTMTRHILESFVAQAQIALHVHVPYGRNAHHIVECQFKALARALRYASERDPRAAGILPSTKGAL encoded by the coding sequence ATGAGCCGCGTAGGGCGCGTCGAGCGCACCACCAAGGAGACCTCGGTCCTGGTCGAGATAGACCTCGACGGCACCGGGCGGACCGACATCGCCACCGGCGTCGGCTTCTACGACCACATGCTCGACCAGCTCGGCCGGCACGGACTGTTCGACCTGACCGTGAAGACCGACGGCGACCTGCACATCGACTCCCACCACACCATCGAGGACACCGCCCTCGCGCTCGGCGCCGCCTTCAAGCAGGCGCTCGGCGACAAGGTGGGCATCTACCGCTTCGGCAACTGCACGGTCCCGCTGGACGAGTCGCTCGCCCAGGTCACCGTCGACCTCTCCGGCCGTCCCTACCTGGTGCACACCGAGCCCGAGCGGATGGCGCCGATGATCGGCGCGTACGACACCACGATGACCCGGCACATCCTGGAGTCCTTCGTGGCCCAGGCGCAGATCGCGCTGCACGTCCACGTACCGTATGGACGCAACGCCCACCACATCGTGGAGTGCCAGTTCAAGGCGCTGGCCCGGGCGCTGCGCTACGCCTCCGAGCGCGACCCGCGCGCGGCCGGCATCCTCCCGTCGACGAAGGGCGCGCTGTAA
- a CDS encoding histidinol-phosphate transaminase, whose product MSDVRIDDLPIRDELRGKSPYGAPQLDVPVRLNTNENPYPLPEALVERIAERVREAARELNRYPDRDAVQLRTELAKYLERTGRHPLGIENVWAANGSNEVIQQLLQTFGGPGRTAIGFEPSYSMHALIARGTGTGWISGPRNEDFTIDLAAAEKAIAEHRPDVVFVTTPNNPTGNAVPPETVLALYEAAQAAKPSMVIVDEAYIEFSHGDSLLPLLDGRPHLVISRTMSKAFGAAGLRLGYLAADPAVVDAVQLVRLPYHLSAITQATALAALEHTDTLLGYVEQLKSERDRLVAELRATGYDVIESDANFVQFGRFADAHEAWRKILDRGVLVRDNGVPGWLRVSAGTPEENDAFLDAVREVKKELEA is encoded by the coding sequence GTGAGCGACGTGCGGATCGACGACCTCCCCATCCGGGACGAGCTGCGTGGCAAGTCCCCTTACGGCGCGCCCCAGCTGGACGTGCCCGTACGGCTGAACACCAACGAGAACCCGTACCCGCTGCCCGAGGCGCTGGTGGAGCGGATCGCCGAGCGGGTGCGCGAGGCGGCCCGCGAGCTGAACCGCTACCCCGACCGGGACGCGGTCCAGCTGCGCACCGAGCTGGCCAAGTACCTGGAGCGGACCGGCAGGCACCCGCTCGGCATCGAGAACGTGTGGGCGGCCAACGGTTCCAACGAGGTCATCCAGCAGCTGCTGCAGACCTTCGGCGGGCCCGGCCGCACCGCCATCGGCTTCGAGCCGTCGTACTCGATGCACGCGCTGATCGCCCGCGGCACCGGCACCGGCTGGATCTCCGGCCCGCGCAACGAGGACTTCACCATCGACCTCGCCGCCGCCGAGAAGGCCATCGCCGAGCACCGGCCCGACGTCGTCTTCGTCACCACCCCCAACAACCCCACCGGCAACGCGGTGCCGCCCGAGACGGTGCTCGCGCTGTACGAGGCGGCGCAGGCGGCCAAGCCGTCGATGGTGATCGTGGACGAGGCGTACATCGAGTTCAGCCACGGCGACTCGCTGCTGCCGCTGCTCGACGGCCGCCCGCACCTGGTGATCTCGCGCACCATGTCCAAGGCGTTCGGCGCGGCCGGCCTGCGCCTCGGCTACCTGGCCGCCGACCCGGCCGTGGTGGACGCCGTCCAGCTGGTCCGGCTGCCCTACCACCTGTCGGCGATCACCCAGGCGACCGCGCTGGCCGCCCTGGAGCACACCGACACCCTGCTCGGCTATGTCGAGCAGCTGAAGTCCGAGCGGGACCGGCTGGTCGCCGAGCTGCGCGCGACCGGCTACGACGTCATCGAGTCCGACGCCAACTTCGTGCAGTTCGGCCGGTTCGCCGACGCGCACGAGGCCTGGCGGAAGATCCTCGACCGGGGCGTCCTGGTCCGGGACAACGGCGTACCGGGATGGCTGCGGGTCTCCGCGGGCACGCCCGAGGAGAACGACGCGTTCCTCGACGCCGTACGTGAAGTCAAGAAGGAGCTTGAGGCATGA
- the hisH gene encoding imidazole glycerol phosphate synthase subunit HisH: protein MELSAAAKKVVVFDYGFGNVRSAERALARVGAEVEITRDFDRAMNADGLLVPGVGAFAACMQGLRAARGDWIVDRRLSGGRPVMGICVGMQILFTRGIEHGVEAEGLEEWPGTVAPLEADVVPHMGWNTVEAPADSELFAGLDADARFYFVHSYAVHDWTQEANNPVIAAPKVTWATHGRPFVAAVENGALWATQFHPEKSGDAGAQLLTNWIGTL, encoded by the coding sequence GTGGAATTGAGCGCGGCCGCGAAGAAGGTCGTGGTCTTCGACTACGGCTTCGGCAATGTCCGCTCCGCCGAGCGAGCCCTCGCACGGGTCGGCGCCGAGGTGGAGATCACCCGCGACTTCGACAGGGCGATGAACGCCGACGGCCTGCTGGTGCCGGGCGTCGGCGCCTTCGCCGCCTGCATGCAGGGCCTGCGCGCCGCCCGCGGTGACTGGATCGTGGACCGCCGGCTGTCCGGCGGACGGCCGGTGATGGGCATCTGCGTCGGCATGCAGATCCTGTTCACGCGCGGCATCGAGCACGGCGTGGAGGCCGAGGGCCTGGAGGAATGGCCCGGCACCGTCGCGCCCCTGGAGGCCGACGTCGTGCCCCACATGGGCTGGAACACCGTCGAGGCCCCCGCCGACTCGGAGCTGTTCGCGGGTCTCGACGCCGACGCCCGCTTCTACTTCGTGCACTCCTACGCCGTCCACGACTGGACGCAGGAGGCGAACAACCCGGTGATCGCCGCGCCCAAGGTCACCTGGGCCACGCACGGCCGGCCGTTCGTCGCCGCGGTGGAGAACGGTGCCCTGTGGGCCACCCAGTTCCACCCCGAGAAGTCCGGCGACGCCGGTGCCCAGCTCCTCACCAACTGGATCGGAACCCTGTAG
- the hisD gene encoding histidinol dehydrogenase encodes MISRIDLRGDALPEGPALRDLLPRADFDVQAALEKVRPICEDVHHRGDAALIDFAEKFDGVRLESVRVPAQALADALAALDPAVRAALEESIRRARLVHREQRRATHTTQVVPGGSVTEKWVPVERVGLYAPGGRSVYPSSVIMNAVPAQEAGVESIALASPPQAEFGGLPHPTILAACALLGVDEVYAAGGATAVAMFAYGTESCPPANMVTGPGNIWVAAAKRYFTGRIGIDTEAGPTEIAILADETADPVHVAADLISQAEHDPLAAAVLVTDSADLAAAVEKELEPQVAATRHTDDRIRPALAGKQSAIVLVDGVEEGLKVVDAYGAEHLEIQTADAAAVADRVRNAGAIFIGPWAPVSLGDYAAGSNHVLPTGGCACHSSGLSVQSFLRGIHIVDYTKDALAEVAHHVVTLAEAEDLPAHGAAIKARFGWKVPEGK; translated from the coding sequence GTGATTTCCCGAATCGATCTGCGCGGCGACGCCCTCCCCGAGGGCCCCGCCCTGCGTGACCTGCTGCCCCGAGCCGACTTCGACGTTCAGGCCGCCCTGGAGAAGGTGCGTCCGATCTGCGAGGACGTGCATCATCGTGGCGACGCGGCGCTGATCGACTTCGCGGAGAAGTTCGACGGAGTACGGCTGGAATCCGTCCGTGTGCCGGCCCAGGCGCTCGCCGACGCGCTGGCCGCCCTCGACCCGGCCGTGCGCGCGGCCCTGGAGGAGTCCATCCGGCGCGCCCGTCTCGTCCACCGCGAGCAGCGCCGCGCCACCCACACCACCCAGGTCGTCCCCGGCGGGTCCGTGACCGAGAAGTGGGTCCCGGTCGAGCGCGTCGGGCTGTACGCGCCCGGCGGCCGCTCGGTCTACCCCTCCTCCGTGATCATGAACGCGGTCCCGGCCCAGGAGGCCGGTGTCGAGTCGATCGCGCTGGCCTCGCCGCCGCAGGCCGAGTTCGGGGGGCTGCCGCACCCGACGATCCTGGCCGCCTGCGCGCTGCTCGGCGTGGACGAGGTGTACGCGGCCGGCGGCGCCACGGCCGTCGCGATGTTCGCGTACGGCACCGAGTCCTGCCCGCCCGCGAACATGGTCACCGGCCCCGGCAACATCTGGGTCGCCGCCGCCAAGCGCTATTTCACCGGCCGGATCGGCATCGACACCGAGGCCGGCCCCACCGAGATCGCGATCCTCGCGGACGAGACCGCCGACCCGGTGCACGTGGCTGCCGACCTGATCAGCCAGGCCGAGCACGACCCGCTCGCGGCGGCCGTGCTCGTCACCGACTCCGCGGACCTGGCCGCGGCGGTGGAGAAGGAGCTGGAGCCGCAGGTCGCGGCCACCCGGCACACCGACGACCGGATCCGTCCGGCCCTCGCGGGCAAGCAGTCCGCGATCGTCCTGGTGGACGGCGTCGAGGAGGGCCTGAAGGTGGTCGACGCGTACGGCGCCGAGCACCTGGAGATCCAGACCGCCGACGCCGCCGCCGTGGCCGACCGGGTGCGCAACGCGGGCGCGATCTTCATCGGCCCCTGGGCGCCGGTCTCGCTCGGCGACTACGCGGCCGGTTCCAACCACGTCCTGCCCACCGGCGGCTGCGCCTGCCACTCCTCGGGCCTGTCCGTGCAGTCCTTCCTGCGCGGCATCCACATCGTCGACTACACCAAGGACGCGCTGGCCGAGGTCGCGCACCACGTGGTGACGCTGGCGGAGGCGGAGGACCTGCCGGCGCACGGCGCGGCGATCAAGGCCCGGTTCGGGTGGAAGGTACCGGAGGGCAAGTGA